In the genome of Pseudobacteriovorax antillogorgiicola, one region contains:
- a CDS encoding transposase, which yields LKCSDCSESLIVAFSCKCRGFCPSCAGRRMSERAIDLTDDVIPFVPTRHWVLSVPFELRYWMASDDDLLKKVNGIFCAEINNYLRKKGRKLGVRGGETGIVSFLQIAGGALNLNLHYHLLVLDGLYTTEEGGSQIFTRIPGIENDELACVVRGVSRRVIKDLRKTGRLSEGGEEVFIGDDRDEEHEALSHLKRASVSSRIALGARAGLRVRRIGSSFGFEEEIPKSQSYGCVSMNGFSIHAATSIKAHERDRLEKLLRYLGRGPVSHERISLDENGNILYELKSSYDGATHVMFSPMEFIEKLASMIPPPYKHQVNYYGCLSSHSKLRPKIVGSSVVGSTVQDDPLKEGRNSDGVKVESEDGLAPRYIPWAELLKRTFGIDLTVCPCCGGSVRVIAAIMEANAINKILDHVGLGADPPQIGMKIDKEYVYESFC from the coding sequence ATTAAAATGCTCGGATTGCTCCGAGTCTCTTATAGTAGCTTTCAGCTGCAAATGTCGGGGGTTTTGCCCAAGTTGTGCGGGTCGAAGAATGTCAGAGAGAGCTATTGACCTAACGGATGATGTGATCCCCTTTGTACCGACAAGGCATTGGGTCTTATCGGTGCCCTTTGAGCTTCGTTATTGGATGGCTTCCGATGACGATCTTTTGAAAAAAGTGAATGGGATCTTCTGCGCAGAAATCAATAACTATCTCCGCAAGAAAGGGAGAAAACTTGGTGTTAGGGGTGGGGAAACAGGGATAGTGTCGTTTCTTCAGATAGCGGGTGGAGCTCTCAATTTGAATCTTCACTATCATCTTCTGGTCTTGGATGGTCTTTACACTACAGAAGAAGGTGGTAGCCAAATCTTCACTCGTATTCCAGGGATTGAAAACGATGAGTTGGCCTGCGTCGTGCGGGGAGTCTCTCGCCGTGTGATCAAGGATTTACGGAAGACGGGGCGGCTATCAGAGGGCGGTGAAGAGGTTTTTATCGGTGATGACAGAGATGAAGAGCATGAAGCTTTATCTCATCTGAAGAGAGCTTCAGTTTCTAGCCGGATTGCTTTGGGAGCAAGGGCTGGTCTAAGGGTGCGAAGAATAGGAAGTAGCTTCGGCTTTGAGGAGGAAATCCCTAAAAGTCAATCTTATGGCTGTGTATCGATGAATGGATTTTCGATCCATGCTGCCACGTCAATCAAGGCCCATGAAAGAGATCGATTAGAAAAACTTCTTCGTTACTTGGGTCGTGGCCCAGTGTCTCATGAGCGTATAAGCCTCGATGAAAATGGCAATATCCTCTACGAACTGAAAAGCTCCTATGATGGGGCGACTCATGTCATGTTTTCCCCTATGGAATTCATCGAGAAATTAGCATCGATGATCCCACCGCCTTACAAGCATCAAGTAAACTACTACGGTTGTCTTTCTTCTCATAGTAAACTTCGCCCTAAGATAGTCGGCAGTTCAGTAGTCGGGTCCACCGTGCAAGATGATCCGCTGAAAGAAGGTCGGAACTCTGATGGGGTTAAGGTTGAATCGGAGGATGGTTTGGCACCGAGGTATATACCCTGGGCTGAGTTACTTAAAAGGACTTTTGGCATTGATTTAACTGTTTGCCCTTGTTGCGGTGGAAGTGTGCGAGTAATCGCAGCGATAATGGAGGCAAATGCTATAAACAAGATCTTGGATCATGTTGGCCTGGGGGCGGACCCACCACAAATAGGTATGAAGATCGACAAAGAGTATGTTTATGAGAGCTTTTGCTAA